One Cucurbita pepo subsp. pepo cultivar mu-cu-16 unplaced genomic scaffold, ASM280686v2 Cp4.1_scaffold002035, whole genome shotgun sequence genomic window, aaatttttgttttatatttatctttaaatatttattattgctagataacaaaaataataaacaataaatttgatattgttGTTTTACAAatcaattatgaaaatatttctatttctaaaaaaaatagaaacgaAAAATAGGAAATTCTGTGGCTGCCACGTGTACAAAGGTGTCGAAGTATCTCAGTGACATGTAAGAGTCCATTGCATTTATGGCCGAACTTGCTGACGCGGCTGCCACGTGGACAAACTCTTCCTTCAAACAATAAAAACGCCGcgttctccttctcctccccTGTTTTAAATCAGTTCACCAATCCCAAAAACAGGCGGCGTTCTGGAATCGTCTGGCGGCGATGGCGGTAGAGGCAGCGAAGCCAGTGATGGTGATCGGAATCGACGACAGCGAACACGCAGTTGCCGCTCTGGAGTGGACATTGGACAAAATTTTTTCTCGAACAGGACGATTACAACCGTTTAAGCTCGTCGTTGTTCATGTCAAACCATCTCCCGACGTCTTCGTCGGCGTCTCCGGACCAGGAAGTAAGATCGATCCTCCTTCTCTCTGCTATTTACTATCAAACAGAAATGGTTCCAAATCTATAATCGAGTTTTTAAAGAGACGACTAATGAACTCAGAGTCTACAATCAGGAATTGCAGGATCGGTTGAAACCTACCAAGCTCTGGATGATGATTTGAAGAGAAAAGCTGCGAGAACTATCGAACTTGCCAGAGAAATTTGCGCTGCGAAATCGGTAACAGTGGAGTTTAGATTTCTCGATTTACCTTATCTCATTCTTTGAATCTCGGATTAAATGGATACGAACTTGCGATGATTCTCAAATGCGATCCAATTGTAAATCGTAAATCGAGAAAGTAGAAATCCTGTAGATCGATTTAAGAATCTGTAAAGAACAGAGAGCAATAGCAATGGAGTTGAATTGCAGGTTTTTGATGGTGAATTCGAGGTTGAAGAAGGAGATGCAAGGTATGTACTGTGCGAGGCGGCTAATAAGCACCGGGCTTCAGTGCTTGTAGTAGGAAGCCGTGGCCATGGAGCTATTAAACGGTACTTTCTCCCGAACCACTTAAATTTTGGtatctctttatttaatttctgtttgtctgtgtgtgtgtgagcGCGATGGATCTTGCTCCCACTTTCTCCATAACAGTTGAGTATCATAACATTTTGGTTGTTGCATTCCTCTACAACAATTGGGtatcatatttcttttggTCGTGGTATTTCGCTACGATAATGGGTATCATATTTGAAGGGTGTGGCTGTTagttgaacacgactctccacaatcgTGTGATATgttctactttgagcataagagtattctttaataaatctatgatcatctttaaaacaatgaaCTAGCATTTCttgcataaataaattttttagtccAAAATTGTAATGGGAGTTCATAGTAATGCAGTGCTTTGATGGGAAGTGTGAGTGACTATTGCGCACATCAAGCACCTTGCAGTGTCATGATTGTGAAGATGAAGGAGCGTAGCAACAAAAACAGTGCTTAAATAACTCAAAATCTGTATTTCTGTTTGTATTTCTGAAtcttattgtatttttaagaCGGGatacttaaaaattatttaatctttttaattttccttttaaggCATTTCtcactttaattttaaaaatatatataaaaagttttTGGTTAGCCCTTGTGCCATCCCTCACCTGCTCAAGTTAGCCCATTccatggattttttttttgcaaattaaattaaattttttatgttctattagacatcaaatttaattttaattattttaattaatagatggattattttttatgaactaCCTGTTCAAAGTTGGATAATATTAGATAATGTTTGAAGTTTAAGAAGCTATTagacataaatataaaaatcacAACCACGACTTTTA contains:
- the LOC111786576 gene encoding uncharacterized protein LOC111786576, translated to MAVEAAKPVMVIGIDDSEHAVAALEWTLDKIFSRTGRLQPFKLVVVHVKPSPDVFVGVSGPGRIAGSVETYQALDDDLKRKAARTIELAREICAAKSVFDGEFEVEEGDARYVLCEAANKHRASVLVVGSRGHGAIKRALMGSVSDYCAHQAPCSVMIVKMKERSNKNSA